The DNA window CAAACCCGGAGCCAATCAATCCAAACGACGCCTCGGGCAACTGGATGAGCCGGTAATATTGGCTGCCGATGGTGAGGAAGAGTCGAATGAAGCTGTCGTTGCAAATCGTCGCGGCAATGACGAAGAGCGCGAGCGGCGACGCCCAGATCCAGCGTCCGGCAGCAACCACTTCGCCAAAGGCTGCCCCGGCCGTGACGTGTTTTCCCGTAGTCAGCGGTGGCTCGTGCAGGCGCAGCGCGGCGAGCACGGTGCCGAGCGATGTGGCCAGGGTGAGATACACCGGCCAGCGAACGGTGAGCGCCTTCGTTGCCACGAGCGGACTTCCAATGAAATGGAGCACGCGTGTGACCAGACCCGGATCATAGACCGCCGCACCGACGACCATGGCAAAGAAAAATCCGCCCGACTGCCAGCGCGCCAGACGTTCCAGCACCCGGGGCCATTCGTTGTCGCGCCCGGCGGCTTTCAGCGAATCATAGACCAGCGCCTCGTCGGCCCCGCTCGCACTCGCCTCCGCCGCACCGCTGATCACCCGGTTCAGCATGAACAGCCAGAAGAGCAGCGTGAGATTTGACCGGGGCGCGAAGGAAAAGACGGCCATTTCGAGGACCATGAGGCAGGCGGCAAAGACGACGAGTCGTTTGCGTCCGACGAGATCGGCGAGCGCACCCGAGGGCACCTCCAGAAGGACGATGGCGGCAGCCCAGGCGACATTCAGGAGGGCGTATTGTGAGAGGGTGAGGCCGAGGTCGAGGAAGAGAATCGCCATCACCGGATAGTAAAACCGGGCATTGAAGAGCACGCGAAAAACGATGAACCACCGCACATTGCGATCGGCAGCGGAGTGGAGTTCCATCGCACTGTGATGTCAGGAAACGAGGGATGGGTCAGTATCTATTTCGGTGTTTATCGAAAAAGGTAAGCGATGGAAGGTGGTGCGGGGCTGGGAGTGGGAGGATGGCGGCCTCTGCTTCGGGAGCGCACGCGTCCCGCGTGCTCCGTTGGGCGTCTCGCCCAATGGCGATCTTCCGTCCATGGAGGGTAAGAGCTTTTTCAGGCACCGGGCCTCGTATTCTATTTCACTCGACCGTCGCCTATGCATGCTGACCCCCGTCTTTTCGGCGAGACGCCAAAAAGAACACGCGGGACGCGTGCGCTCCCAAAGAAACGGGCAGCGGCGCGCCGTTTGTCTGGGGAGCACAGGCCGCTGGCCTGCAGTTCTCGGCGGCCCGCCGGGAACCAATGGGCGATGCGAGTGATTCGAGTTCGATAGTTGCCATCCTCACTTTGGCGGGCCGCCAAAGGGTGCAGGCGAGCCGCCTGCGCTCCCCGGAATTGTGGGCCACCGCTGGCCGTGGGAGTGCCATGCGACTGACATCCGGCGGCGGGGCGGGTGACGTTTCTCTTCATATGAAAACATCCTTCGTCTCTCTGTTGCTGGCCGGTGTGCTAGGTGCTGGTGTTATGACTCCTTCGCCCACCGAAGCGGCCAGTCTGGTGGTGTCTATCGGCGACCGCGGTTACTATCATGGCCGCTCGTATCGACGGCATCATCGTCATTACGTGTGGGTGCCCGGTTATTGGCATCGCACGCGGCATCATCACCGCGTCTGGATCCACGGGCATTATGCGGTGAGGTAAGCGGAGGCTTGGCCTACGGGATGGCGGTCAAGATTCGGAAGATCGAATAGAACGACAAAGACTTCGATTAAGCTGAGGCCAGGTTGAGGCGTTTTTGTTTCCGCATGACGCTCCACATGGCGAGGCCGCCGATGCAGCCGAAGCCGGCCATAATGGGATACCAGATGCCCCAGCCGTATTTCTGGATGCAGTAGCCGGTGAGGGGCAGCGCGATGGCGGCTCCGTAGTATTGGAAGCTGTCGATGACGCCGCTGGCGAAGCCAGCCATTTTCCGTCCGCCGATGTCCATGGCGGCGGAGGTGCCGACGATGCTGTGGGTGGAGTTGGCGGTGAAGGAGACGAGGACGAGGAACATGCACCCGATAAAGATGCCACTCGGGGTGGGTCCGACGAAGTGGAGGTGGATGACGATGGCGGCGGCGGTGATGACGAGCGCCTCGATGAAGTAGAGGCCCATGGCGACGGGCGAACGGTGGCCTTTGAAGACTTTATCGGAGACGATGCCGGAGAGGAAGGAACCGAGGACGGCGACAAGCGGCATGAGGTTTACGGTCCAGGCGACGGCGGCGGGCTTGGCGGCGAGGTCGAGTTTGAGCACGTCGTGGAAGTAGAGGATCATGAGTTGGTCGGAGCTGTTTCGCACCGCGCCGGTGCAGGCGTAGGCGAGGGCGTAAAACCAGATGAGCGGGTGCTGGAAGATGGTAATGAAACATTCGCGGATGCTGGCGCGGGTTTCGCTGCCTTCGTTACCTCGGCTACCGGGAGGGGTGGCATCGTCTTTAACGGCGTCTGGATGGCCGGCGGCCTCGGGGGTTTCCTTGACGAAAAAGACAAAGAGGAGCGCGGCGAAGGCGACGATGAAGGGCGGGATGCGGAAGAGGTAATGCCAGTCGGTGGCGCGTCCGTTAGCGGGCCCAGGCGAGAGGACCCAGATGCCAACGGTGAGGCCGGCGAGGATGATGGGGGCGAAGTTGTTGATGGCAAACTGGCCCATCTGAATCATGAAGCCGAAGATGCCGGCAAAGGTGCCGCGCTCGGTGCGATGGAACCAGGCGGCGTTGATTTTGATCATGCCCGGCGCGCCGAAGGATTGGAAGTAGCCGTTGAAGAGCCAGATGAGGGAGAACGTCGAGAAGGTGCCGACGAAGGAAGAGAAGCCGAAGATAAGGTTGACGATAATGGTGCCGATGGCTCCGGTAATCATGGCGGTCTTTCCCCCAATGCGGTCGGTCAGGAGGCCGTTGACGAGCTGGCCGGTGCCGTAGGCGAGCGACCAGGCGCTGAGCATGGAGGTGATCTGGAGGGTGCTGAAGCCAAACTCGGCGACCATGCCGGGGGTGGCGAACCGGAAGTTGTACCGGCACATGTAGAAGGAGGCGTAGAGGAGGCCGATGATGGCCCAGTTGAGCCCGCGGCGGGCGCGGAAACCCGGAGGGTGATGCAGGATGGTGTCGGGGGTCGCAGCGGGGGAGATGGCAGCCATGGGAGTTAGATAATCATGGTTTTGCCGTATCGAACACGAGAAAAGATTGGACAGTTACAATTTACTGTTCGGAGTAGTTCCAAGTGAGGCCGCCATCGACGACGAGAGTGGCTCCGTTGATGTAGTCGGCGTCGGAGGAAGCGAGAAAGGCGGCAAGCGCGGCGACGTCGTCGGTCTTGCCAAGGCGGGCAAGCGGGATGTTGCCGAGAAGCGATTTCAGGAGGGCCGGGTCGTGGAGGAGTTTGGCGTTGATGGGCGTCTCAATGGCTCCGGGGGCGATGTTGTTGACGGTGATGCCGTGGGGCGCGAGTTCGATGGAGAGGTTGCGCATCATCATTTTCATTCCACCCTTGCTGGCGCAGTAAGCGGTGAAATGCGGGAATGGCAGGTCCTCGTGGACGGAGCTGATGTTGATGATTTTTCCGGGCGACTGGCGGTCGATGAGGTGGCGGGCGAAGGCTTGCGAGGTAAAGAAGGTGCCCTTCAGGTTGGTGTCGAGAACGAGGTCGTAGTCGGCTTCGGTGACTTCGGTAAACGGGGCGTTTTTTTCGATGCCGGCGTTGTTGACGAGGATGTCGAGCGAGCCGAGCGCGGCGATGGAGTCAGCCACGAGTTTCTGGACATCGGCGACGTTGCCCAAGTCGGCGACCAGCGCGACCGACTTTCGTCCGAGAGCGCGGATGTCGGCGGCGGTTTGCTCGGCGGTTTCCGGGTGCGAATGGTAGTTGATGACGACGTTCGCGCCTTCACGGGCAAGTCGCATGGCAATGGACTGCCCGATGCCCTGGCTGCTGCCGGTGACGAGGACGTTGCGTCCCGCGAGTTGGTAGGAAGTGGCCATACGATTGAATCGCTACTGCTCCCCCGGCTTGTTGGAATTTTTTACGCCGGAATCCCCGACCGCACGATGCCCTGGGCTTTGTCCATGTCGGCATCGACCATGATTTTGACGAGCTCCTTGAATTTCGTTTTTGGTTCCCAGCCGAGTTTGGCTTTGGCCTTGGAGGGATCGCCGATGAGGAGATCGACCTCGGCCGGACGCTCGTAACGCGCGTCGTATTTCACGTATTCCTGCCAGTCGAGCCCGACACAGGCGAAGGCTTCCTCGACGTATTGTTGCACGGAGTAGGTCTCGTTGGTCGCCAGCACGTAATCGTCCGGCTCATCGGCCTGCAACATCCGCCACATGCCTTCGACGTATTCTGGCGCGTAACCCCAGTCGCGCTTGGCTTCGCGGTTGCCGAGGTAGAGGTCTTTCTGTTGGCCGATCTTGATGTTGGCCACGGCACGGGAGATTTTCCGGGTGACAAACGTCTCACCCCGTCGCGGGCTTTCGTGGTTGAAAAGGATGCCGTTGCAGGCAAACAAATCGTAGCTTTCGCGGTAATTGATCGTCGCCCAATAGCCGAACATCTTCGCGCAGCCATAGGGTGAGCGCGGCCAGAAAGGCGTTTTTTCCGTCTGCGGGATCTCCTGCACCTTCCCATACATTTCACTGGAACTCGCCTGGTAGAAACGCGGTTTCACCCCCGATTCGCGGATCGCTTCCAGAATGCGAATCGTGCCGACGCCCGTGACGTCCGCCGTGTATTCGGGGATGTCGAAACTCACCCGCACGTGGCTCTGTGCGCCGAGATTATAGATTTCATCGGGCTGCAATTTGTAGAGGAGTTTCACCAGTTGCACCGAGTCGGCCAGATCGCCGTAATGCAGAAACAGCCGCACGCCATTGATGTGCGGGTCGGCGTAAATGTGGTCGATGCGCGACGTGTTAAACGTGCTGGCCCGGCGGATGATGCCGTGAACTTCGTAACCTTTGGCGAGAAGAAGATCGGCGAGATAGGAACCGTCCTGGCCGGTGATGCCGGTGATGAGCGCTTTTTTCATGGGAGTTAAATGGAAACCAGAGCCGTATTAAGAGAGGGAAATGCCCAATGCCTCAAGTGCCATTTTCTGCCCTACGAGCAGTTCGGCAATGCCCTTTTTTCCCACAGCGATGAGAGCGGCCAGTTGCGCCTCGGAGAAAACGGATTCCTCGCCAGAACCCTGCAACTCGATGAACTCTAGGTCGCTGGTCATCACGAGATTCATGTCGACCTCGGCGTCCTTGTCCTCGAGGTAATTCAAGTCGAGCAACGCCTCGCCGCCGCAGATACCCACGCTCACTGCCGCCGCTAGTTTCTTGATCGGCAACGCCGCCAGCTTCCCCGCCGCGACCAGTTTGTGACACGCCATCACCACCGCCACCGTCGCGCCCGTGATCGCCGCCGTGCGCGTGCCGCCGTCGGCCTGCAACACGTCACAATCGACGCAGAGCGTGCGCGCGCCCAATTTTTCCAAGTCCAGGACGGCCCGCAGCGAACGCCCGATCAACCGCTGAATCTCCGTGCTGCGTCCATCCAGCCGGCCCTTCGTAATGTCGCGTGCCTTCCGGTCGAGCGTCGAATAGGGCAACATGGAATACTCCGCCGTCAGCCAGCCGCCCGTCACATTTTGTTCCTTCATCCAGCGCGGCACTTTTTCATCGATCATCGCGCTGCAAATCACCCGGGTATTTCCCGTGGCGACGAGGACCGAGCCGGTCGCATTTGGCGCGATGTCGGAAGTGAAAGAGAGCGGGCGAAGTTGGTCGACCGTGCGGCCGTCGTTGCGAAGTGACATAAGGCGCGCAGACTAGGAGCCGGGTGAAATGCTGGCAAGGCTGCTGTTTGGGTGAACGGTGCGCACGCATTTCGTGATTGATGCGCGGCGGCCTGCATTCGATTCTAACTCCCATGTCGATTCAGCGAGCCAGAGTGCAGGTCCCCGGAACCACCGCCAATCTCGGACCCGGCTTCGATTGCCTCGGCATTGCGCTGGCCGTGCATAATGTCTTTACCATCGAACGCGCCGAATCTTCGCTGCCCGAGCCGATGATTGATCAGGCCGCCGCAGGTTTTTTTGCGCGGGCGAAACAGGCGCCGTTTCCCTTTCGCTGGTCGATTGAGGGCGAGGTGCCGCGTTCCCGTGGCCTCGGCAGCAGCGTCACGGTTCGACTCGGGCTCCTCCACGGCCTGAACGAACTCTGCGGACAACCCATGACGCGCCACGAGATTTTCCTCCTCTGCGCCGCTTTGGAGGGTCATCCCGACAACGCCGCGCCTGCGGTTTACGGTGGCTTCACCGTCGCCGGTGAGAATGGCCGCGTCGCCCGCTTCGAGGTGGATGCGAGTCTGATGTTTGTCCTGCTCATCCCCGACTTTGAAACGGAAACCACCTCCGCTCGCAAAGTGATGCCAAAGACGCTGTCTGTTTCCGACGCCGTCTTTTCCCTCGCCAACGCCTGCGCGATCACCGCCGCCTTCGCCAGTAAAAACTACGAGTCGCTGCGCGGAGCGTTCGCCGACAAAATCCACCAGCCGTATCGCACTCCGCTCATCCCGTTTCTCCCCGATGTGCTCACAGCCGCAGAAAAAGCCGGCGCCCTCGGCGGATTTCTCTCCGGCTCCGGCTCCACCATCGCCGCCGTCACCCTCAAAAACCCCGAAATGGTCGCCCGCGCGATGTCCCGTGCCTCCGGCCAGAAAGTCTGCGGCATCCGCATCGTCGGCGCCGACAACGCAGGCGTCCAAACCTTGTCCGTGGACAGCTAGTTAGCATCATGAGCCGACGTCTCGAGGAAGCGGAGGAATACGCCATCGATGTCATCCTCGGTGGCCGCAAAGGCGCGCAAGCCTCCATGCTGCGGACGCTTTTGTTAGGACTTTCCCAGCTCTACAAACTCGGCGTGCAAACCCGGCTCTGGCTTTTCCGCAAACGCCTCCTGCGCGATCACCAGCTAGGTTGCCTCGTCATTAGCATCGGCAATCTAACTGTCGGCGGAACGGGCAAAACTCCCGTCGTGGAAAAATTTGCCCGCGCCCTGCAAAACGGCGGCCGCCGCGTCGCCATCCTAACACGCGGCTACAAAAGCAAACCGCCGCCCGACACCCGCACATTCTGGGACCGCGTGCTCTTAAAAAAGCCCGACCGCGAGCCGCGCATTGTCTCGGATGGAAAGACTGTTTTGTTAGATTCCGAATACGCTGGTGACGAGCCCTACATGCTCGCAAAAAACCTCAAGGACGTGCTGGTCATCGTCGATAAAAACCGCGTGAAGAGCGGTCTGCGTGCAATCAAAAAATATGGCGCGGACACGTTGTTGCTAGACGACGGCCTGCAATATCTCCATCTCAAGCATCGCCTCGATATTGTGCTGGTCGATTGCCAGGCGCCGTTCGGAAATGAGTTTCTCCTCCCGCGTGGCACCCTGCGCGAACCGCCCGAAAATCTGCGACGGGCGAGTTACATTTTTCTCACCAAAAGCGACGGCAACAACACCGCGCTCATCGAGCGCATTCGACGCTACAACCGCCGCGCCGAGATCATCGAGTGCGCCCACCAGCCGCTCCATCTGGAAAATTTACATTCGGGTGAGATCGTTCCCCTCGACTTTTTGAAGGACAAATACGTTGCCGCCCTCAGTGGCATCGCCTCGCCGGAAAGCTTCGAAAACGGCCTGCGCAGACTGGGCGCGATCGTCGAGGTTAACAAACGTTTCGCTGACCATCATCGCTATACCAAGGAGGACTTGGATTCCTTTCTGCGACGCTGCATTCGGCGCGATGTGCATGCGATTATCACTACGGAAAAAGACGCCGTCCGCTTCCCCGCGATGAATGCATTGGAAGTCCCGATCTTCTTTCTGCGCGTCGAAATCCAGATTCTCAGCGGACAGGAAACCTGGGAACATTGCGTTCGCCGCATCTGCGATCCGCAGCACATCACACCCGCCGAAATCCGTCTCCAGACTGTCTAACATGATGGACCCGGCGACTGGAAAATATCCATTCGTGGGTCTGACATTCGCCGCCATGGCTGGCATTTTGCTGGCCGATCACTGGCCCGCTTCACTCGGGAGTTCCATGGCAATCACAGCCATTGCCCTCGGCATCTGGCGGCTCTATCGGCGAACTCCCACCTTGTTAGTACTCGTCGTCGCCATTTTCCATCTGCTGCACAGCTTGCAGTTCGATCACAATGCAAGTCGCATGTTAGCCGCGCAGCTCGGCGGCACTGAAACGACCATCCACGGCTCCGGCATCGTCGATTCCGTTCCCAACGAAATCGCGTCCTCCACCGGCAAGCTTCGCAGCAACTTCCAGGTCACACACGCCCAGCTAACTTTCGACGACACGCACCGGGTTGGATCGTTATCATTGCTGGTCAACTGGCCCGACGCCAAGCCAAAGCTGGGCGACCGAATCGAGTTTGAGGGCAATCTTCGGAACGTCGCCGCACCACGAAATCCTGGCGAGTTTGACTACCGAGCCTGGCTGGCGCGCCAAAACATATTTAGCCAAATCACAGTCCCGTTTGCAAAGAAGGCCCACATCGTCACAGTCGGTTCTAACTCGAATCTGCGTCGCTGGGCCAATGAAACCAAACTCACCCTCGCCCGCATCATCACCACCGATCTAACCTCGTCGCCCGTCGAGGCGAGCGTCATATCCGCGATGATGTTAGGAACCAAGGACGACACTCCCGATTCGACTCTGGAGTTGTTCATGAAGACCGGCACGTTTCATCTTTTCTCGGTCAGCGGGCTTCACGTCACCATGCTGGCGGCGATCACCTTTGGCATCTTCACCATCGTGCGAATCCCACGAAGAACGGCGCTGCTTCTAACCATTCCATCGGTCTTCATCTATGCACTGATCACCGGCTGGAGTCCGTCGAGTGTCCGCGCGGCGATGATGACTTCCGCGTTTGTCGTGGCGACGTTGCTGGACCGCTCGTCGCTCTCCATCAACACGTTGGCCGTTGCCTGTTTTCTGATTCTGATCGCCAATACCAACCAGCTTTTTTCCGCCGGCTTTCAGCTCTCCTTCACCGTCGTCGGCGCGATCATTCTCCTGAGCGGAACGATTACACGCTGGCTGCAAACATTTACCCAGCCCGATCCATTTCTTCCGAAGAAACTGCTCACGCCTTTTCAGAAAAGCCGCTGGCTGGTGACTAACAAAATCGCTGGCAATCTCGGCCTCACTCTTTCCGCCTGGGCCGGTTCGCTCCCGCTGACAGCAGTCTATTTTAACCTGCTCTCACCTGTCGCGCTCGTTGCCAATCTCTGCATCGTTCCCCTCGCCTTTCTCATTCTAACCTTGGGCATTCTCAGCCTGATGTCCTCGCTGGTTAGTTCATGGCTGGTGGTCGCATTTAACAACACGAGCTGGGCCTTCGTGAAAGTGCTTCTCCTCGTGTTAGGTGCCTTTGCCGCGATTCCCGGCAGCTCGGCTTTTGTGGGCTCGCATTGGTGGCAGCGTCCGAGTCAGCAGCGTGTCACGTTCTTTGACTTGGGCAGCGGCGGAGCGACTGCGATTGAGACGAGCAACAGTTGCTGGTTAGTCGATTGTGGATCGGACACAGACTATCGCCGCGTGGTGCGACACTACCTGCAACAACGCGGCATCAACCGCGTCGATGGCATCCTTCTAACCCATGGCGATGGAAGTCATATCGGAGGCATCACGCAGTTTCTGATCGATTTCCCAAAGGCTGCGGTCTATGTGCCCGAAGCAGGCCGAAAGTCGATTGTCTTCCGGCGGTTGGTTAACAAAGACACCGCCCACTGGATCACTGCCGGTGCGAATTTTTCTGTGGATGACCATGTTAGCATTGATGTTCTTTGGCCGCCCTCAACAGTCGATAGTGGACGCGCCGACGATCATTGCATGGTGCTGAAACTCTCAATCAACAATCAGATGTTTCTACTAACTGGTGACAGTGGGCTCACCACGGAAATGAATTTGCTCGCGAATGAATCTCCCGATTTTCTGCGTGCCGACTGGCTTGTTATGGGACGTGACCGCAATGATGTCGGCGGCTCCAAAACGTTTTTCCAGCGAGTTGGGGCGAGATCAGTTTTGACAACTGGCACGAATTTTCCGCCTGCGGAAAAGGTTCCCGCATCGTGGGTTAAAAACTGCCGAGAGTTAGGTTTGAATTTTCTCCGCTTTGATGAAACGGGTGCGGTGCAAATCGACTTGCAGGAGAAGAAGGTGGACGTGAAAACTTTTGCCCGCGCGGGCGAGGTTACTTCAAGCGACGCAGTAGTTCCGCCGCGAAGTATATCCCGGTGACATCGGCGAACTCCTTCACCGTCACATTGCGCCCTAACTCGATGCTGAGTGAAGTCATTGTGACACCTGCGATTCCGCAGGGTGTGATCGCTGCGAAGCCCGATAGATCGCGGCTAACATTCAGCGCGAAGCCGTGCATGGAGATCCATTTTCTAACACCGACTCCGATGCTGGCGATCTTGCGATCCTCGACCCAGACTCCAGTGAGTCCTTCACGACGTTGAGCGTGAACTTCGTAGATCGCTAGTATCTCGATGAGAAGTTCTTCCAGTGTGCGCAGATAGTGATGCAAGTCGCGTCTTAGTTCATTGAGGTCGATGATCGGGTAGCCGACCAACTGTCCGGGACCATGATAGGTGGCCTGTCCTCCGCGATTTGTCTGAATCACCGGATGCGACAGCAAACCTGTTCGCAAGCTAGATTGATCCGGCGTGCGTCCGATGGTGTAAATGGGTTCATGCTCGAGCAAAAGCAGCATGTTAGCATCGTGTTCCGCTACTAGCTTTTCCTGCAAGGCGAGTGCGTCCGGGTAGTTGACGCGTCCGAGCCATTGGACTTGAAGTCCGCTCATAGCCGTTCGCCGCTAAGCTGGCGGAGTTGCAGGCTGGACTGGCTTTGCAAATGCGTGATTCCAATCGCCAGTGCGTCGGCGGCATCAGCGGACGGAGTTTCGGTGAGTCCTAACATCGCGCGCACCATGAAGGCGACTTGTTTTTTGTCCGCCGCACCGCTGCCGACGACGGATTGCTTGATCTTGCGAGGCGCATACTCGAAAATGGGAATCCCATGCTGCGCGACTGCTAGTATCGAGGCTCCGCGAGCCGCGCCGAGAGTGATGGCGGTGCGCAGGCTTTGCACAAAGATTACTCCTTCCACGGCGCATTCCTCTGGGCGATGTCTAACTACTAGCTCGGTGATCTTTTCGTGAATGGCAACCAGGCAGCCGGACTGGGAAAGTTTCGGCGCATTGGCGATCACCCCATATTCGAGAGCGATGTGCTTTCGTCCATCGGATTCGAGCACGGCGTAACCTGTGCCGCGCAGGGAAGGATCTATGGAGAGCAGGCGCAAGGGAAGAAACTAGAAAGCTGAAACTTGAAGGAAGAAAACTTCGCCACGGCGAAATACTCAGCTTTCAGGTTTGCAGTTTCAAGTTTCTTTTGCCTACCTCGGCGCTGCGACATCGACGCTACCTACATCGAAGCCGGAGAAATTCATGTCGCCGCTGCCTTGAGCGCGGATGACGATGAGAAACTCAGCCAGACTTTTGCAGCAACCGGTTGCGTAGAAACGAACCAGACCGACGGTGGTCTGACTGCCGAAGACGGTGATCATGATCGTGTCGTCGTCCACTGAGTTCATGAAAATGTGACTGCCGTTGCCC is part of the Chthoniobacterales bacterium genome and encodes:
- a CDS encoding MFS transporter, which encodes MELHSAADRNVRWFIVFRVLFNARFYYPVMAILFLDLGLTLSQYALLNVAWAAAIVLLEVPSGALADLVGRKRLVVFAACLMVLEMAVFSFAPRSNLTLLFWLFMLNRVISGAAEASASGADEALVYDSLKAAGRDNEWPRVLERLARWQSGGFFFAMVVGAAVYDPGLVTRVLHFIGSPLVATKALTVRWPVYLTLATSLGTVLAALRLHEPPLTTGKHVTAGAAFGEVVAAGRWIWASPLALFVIAATICNDSFIRLFLTIGSQYYRLIQLPEASFGLIGSGFALLGYLAPPLAKRLIALGPPTRAFAVVSGLSFIALTGLTFVLPYTGLIFPLLLGLGMSVMNFLTSYYLNQAADPARRATILSFRGLATNLAYGSAGLMFAGLLRGLQSGSMALTPNEVFVAALSWLPWIFAGVTIGMFLRLAKRVKG
- a CDS encoding MFS transporter yields the protein MAAISPAATPDTILHHPPGFRARRGLNWAIIGLLYASFYMCRYNFRFATPGMVAEFGFSTLQITSMLSAWSLAYGTGQLVNGLLTDRIGGKTAMITGAIGTIIVNLIFGFSSFVGTFSTFSLIWLFNGYFQSFGAPGMIKINAAWFHRTERGTFAGIFGFMIQMGQFAINNFAPIILAGLTVGIWVLSPGPANGRATDWHYLFRIPPFIVAFAALLFVFFVKETPEAAGHPDAVKDDATPPGSRGNEGSETRASIRECFITIFQHPLIWFYALAYACTGAVRNSSDQLMILYFHDVLKLDLAAKPAAVAWTVNLMPLVAVLGSFLSGIVSDKVFKGHRSPVAMGLYFIEALVITAAAIVIHLHFVGPTPSGIFIGCMFLVLVSFTANSTHSIVGTSAAMDIGGRKMAGFASGVIDSFQYYGAAIALPLTGYCIQKYGWGIWYPIMAGFGCIGGLAMWSVMRKQKRLNLASA
- a CDS encoding glucose 1-dehydrogenase; protein product: MATSYQLAGRNVLVTGSSQGIGQSIAMRLAREGANVVINYHSHPETAEQTAADIRALGRKSVALVADLGNVADVQKLVADSIAALGSLDILVNNAGIEKNAPFTEVTEADYDLVLDTNLKGTFFTSQAFARHLIDRQSPGKIINISSVHEDLPFPHFTAYCASKGGMKMMMRNLSIELAPHGITVNNIAPGAIETPINAKLLHDPALLKSLLGNIPLARLGKTDDVAALAAFLASSDADYINGATLVVDGGLTWNYSEQ
- the gmd gene encoding GDP-mannose 4,6-dehydratase; this translates as MKKALITGITGQDGSYLADLLLAKGYEVHGIIRRASTFNTSRIDHIYADPHINGVRLFLHYGDLADSVQLVKLLYKLQPDEIYNLGAQSHVRVSFDIPEYTADVTGVGTIRILEAIRESGVKPRFYQASSSEMYGKVQEIPQTEKTPFWPRSPYGCAKMFGYWATINYRESYDLFACNGILFNHESPRRGETFVTRKISRAVANIKIGQQKDLYLGNREAKRDWGYAPEYVEGMWRMLQADEPDDYVLATNETYSVQQYVEEAFACVGLDWQEYVKYDARYERPAEVDLLIGDPSKAKAKLGWEPKTKFKELVKIMVDADMDKAQGIVRSGIPA
- the rph gene encoding ribonuclease PH, with protein sequence MSLRNDGRTVDQLRPLSFTSDIAPNATGSVLVATGNTRVICSAMIDEKVPRWMKEQNVTGGWLTAEYSMLPYSTLDRKARDITKGRLDGRSTEIQRLIGRSLRAVLDLEKLGARTLCVDCDVLQADGGTRTAAITGATVAVVMACHKLVAAGKLAALPIKKLAAAVSVGICGGEALLDLNYLEDKDAEVDMNLVMTSDLEFIELQGSGEESVFSEAQLAALIAVGKKGIAELLVGQKMALEALGISLS
- the thrB gene encoding homoserine kinase, translating into MRGGLHSILTPMSIQRARVQVPGTTANLGPGFDCLGIALAVHNVFTIERAESSLPEPMIDQAAAGFFARAKQAPFPFRWSIEGEVPRSRGLGSSVTVRLGLLHGLNELCGQPMTRHEIFLLCAALEGHPDNAAPAVYGGFTVAGENGRVARFEVDASLMFVLLIPDFETETTSARKVMPKTLSVSDAVFSLANACAITAAFASKNYESLRGAFADKIHQPYRTPLIPFLPDVLTAAEKAGALGGFLSGSGSTIAAVTLKNPEMVARAMSRASGQKVCGIRIVGADNAGVQTLSVDS
- the lpxK gene encoding tetraacyldisaccharide 4'-kinase; this encodes MSRRLEEAEEYAIDVILGGRKGAQASMLRTLLLGLSQLYKLGVQTRLWLFRKRLLRDHQLGCLVISIGNLTVGGTGKTPVVEKFARALQNGGRRVAILTRGYKSKPPPDTRTFWDRVLLKKPDREPRIVSDGKTVLLDSEYAGDEPYMLAKNLKDVLVIVDKNRVKSGLRAIKKYGADTLLLDDGLQYLHLKHRLDIVLVDCQAPFGNEFLLPRGTLREPPENLRRASYIFLTKSDGNNTALIERIRRYNRRAEIIECAHQPLHLENLHSGEIVPLDFLKDKYVAALSGIASPESFENGLRRLGAIVEVNKRFADHHRYTKEDLDSFLRRCIRRDVHAIITTEKDAVRFPAMNALEVPIFFLRVEIQILSGQETWEHCVRRICDPQHITPAEIRLQTV
- a CDS encoding ComEC/Rec2 family competence protein; its protein translation is MMDPATGKYPFVGLTFAAMAGILLADHWPASLGSSMAITAIALGIWRLYRRTPTLLVLVVAIFHLLHSLQFDHNASRMLAAQLGGTETTIHGSGIVDSVPNEIASSTGKLRSNFQVTHAQLTFDDTHRVGSLSLLVNWPDAKPKLGDRIEFEGNLRNVAAPRNPGEFDYRAWLARQNIFSQITVPFAKKAHIVTVGSNSNLRRWANETKLTLARIITTDLTSSPVEASVISAMMLGTKDDTPDSTLELFMKTGTFHLFSVSGLHVTMLAAITFGIFTIVRIPRRTALLLTIPSVFIYALITGWSPSSVRAAMMTSAFVVATLLDRSSLSINTLAVACFLILIANTNQLFSAGFQLSFTVVGAIILLSGTITRWLQTFTQPDPFLPKKLLTPFQKSRWLVTNKIAGNLGLTLSAWAGSLPLTAVYFNLLSPVALVANLCIVPLAFLILTLGILSLMSSLVSSWLVVAFNNTSWAFVKVLLLVLGAFAAIPGSSAFVGSHWWQRPSQQRVTFFDLGSGGATAIETSNSCWLVDCGSDTDYRRVVRHYLQQRGINRVDGILLTHGDGSHIGGITQFLIDFPKAAVYVPEAGRKSIVFRRLVNKDTAHWITAGANFSVDDHVSIDVLWPPSTVDSGRADDHCMVLKLSINNQMFLLTGDSGLTTEMNLLANESPDFLRADWLVMGRDRNDVGGSKTFFQRVGARSVLTTGTNFPPAEKVPASWVKNCRELGLNFLRFDETGAVQIDLQEKKVDVKTFARAGEVTSSDAVVPPRSISR
- the lipB gene encoding lipoyl(octanoyl) transferase LipB, producing MSGLQVQWLGRVNYPDALALQEKLVAEHDANMLLLLEHEPIYTIGRTPDQSSLRTGLLSHPVIQTNRGGQATYHGPGQLVGYPIIDLNELRRDLHHYLRTLEELLIEILAIYEVHAQRREGLTGVWVEDRKIASIGVGVRKWISMHGFALNVSRDLSGFAAITPCGIAGVTMTSLSIELGRNVTVKEFADVTGIYFAAELLRRLK
- the ruvC gene encoding crossover junction endodeoxyribonuclease RuvC; translated protein: MRLLSIDPSLRGTGYAVLESDGRKHIALEYGVIANAPKLSQSGCLVAIHEKITELVVRHRPEECAVEGVIFVQSLRTAITLGAARGASILAVAQHGIPIFEYAPRKIKQSVVGSGAADKKQVAFMVRAMLGLTETPSADAADALAIGITHLQSQSSLQLRQLSGERL